The stretch of DNA GATGTGCCTGGAGGCGTTCGCGGCGACCTCGTGGCAGGTTGCCATGGCCATCGGCGAGCGCGTGGAACCGTCCGGGCTGGGGGACATCCCGGACAATGTGGAAGTCCGCGCCTTCTTTCCACAGCTGGATGTCCTGCGCCATGCCGACGTGTTTCTCTCGCACACGGGCATGAATTCCACAATGGAGGCTCTGTTCTTCGGAGTGCCTTTGGTCGCTTTTCCCCTGCAGCCCGAACAGGAAGCCAATGCACGCCGCTTCGAGGACCTGGGACTGGGACGCCGTCTTCCCGCGGAATCGCTCTCGCCGGCTCTGATCCGCACCATCGTCACTGACGTCAGCGACAACCAGGAGATCCGGCGCAACGTAGGGGTCATGAGCCAGCGCGTCCGCGCATCGGGAGGATCCACGGCAGCCGCCGACGCGATCGAAACCTACGTTGGTGTCATTCCATCCCGGCCCGCGGTGCCTGGTTCAGGGAACTCCACCAGGTAGCTGGGGGAGTGACGGTGAAGCGCCTGCCCGTAATGGAGGTGGGGACGATGCGGACAAAGTGGTCCTTGTGGCCGGACTGCCACGGGAAGAGGAGGAGCCCGACGGTGTCGAGCACGTCCTCTGCGGACCTGATCGTCTCCGCTTGTCCTTTCACGACAACGCTCCATGCGACGCCAGTGTCCGCGTTGACGCCGTCGGCCTCCAAAGCCACGGGCGCTTCGGCAAGGGCCAGGTCAAGCTTGGTCCCCTCGCCCGAGCGGAAGACTATCGTTCCGTGGTCGACCACGTAGTTGAGCGGGAAAATGTCCGGGTGGTCCTCCGCCCAAACGGCCAGCCGCCCCACGGAAACTTTGCGCAATTGCTCCCAGCATTGCTCGGAGCTAAGGACCTCGATGTCAGGGGTGGACGGGTGGTTCATCACGTTTCCGAGGATACGCACAACGGCATTGAATTGACAGGGTTTCGGCGGCCCCCGCCGCCGGCCGGGGCAGCGGTACCCTGAGTCATGAAAGAGCAAAAAGCCACGTGGCATACCCGGCACAAGTCGTCCCTGTCCAGGGGAGACCGGGCGGCCGACTACGTGCGCAACGGTATGGGCAGCTGGCCTTTCGTGGGCGGCTTCATCCTCCTCATGATCGTGTGGGCGGCAGTTAACAGCTTCGTGCTCACTGGCCGCGCGTGGGATCCGTACCCTTACATTCTGCTGAACCTGTTTCTGTCGATGATTGCCGGGCTGCAGGGGGCCATCCTCCTGATTGCCGCAAAGCGCCAAGACGCTATCGCGTCGGCCATGGCCCAGCACGACTACGACACGGACCGGGAAGCGAAAGACGAGATTGAACGGCTCATAAAGATCAATGAACAGCAGCTGGCAATCCTCTGCGAACTCCAGTCGCAGTCCGGCAGCAACAACAAGCCGTAGCAAAGGCCGGGCCACCGTGGGGACGCCGCTATGGCCGGGGATAAGCAC from Arthrobacter sp. B3I9 encodes:
- a CDS encoding DUF1003 domain-containing protein produces the protein MKEQKATWHTRHKSSLSRGDRAADYVRNGMGSWPFVGGFILLMIVWAAVNSFVLTGRAWDPYPYILLNLFLSMIAGLQGAILLIAAKRQDAIASAMAQHDYDTDREAKDEIERLIKINEQQLAILCELQSQSGSNNKP
- a CDS encoding pyridoxamine 5'-phosphate oxidase family protein, whose amino-acid sequence is MNHPSTPDIEVLSSEQCWEQLRKVSVGRLAVWAEDHPDIFPLNYVVDHGTIVFRSGEGTKLDLALAEAPVALEADGVNADTGVAWSVVVKGQAETIRSAEDVLDTVGLLLFPWQSGHKDHFVRIVPTSITGRRFTVTPPATWWSSLNQAPRAGME